Below is a genomic region from Pseudomonas svalbardensis.
CGCCGCGCAACGCCGCAGCCCCGAGCAGCTGGCATTGATGCGAGCTGCGCTGGATGCATTGAATGAAAGTGTTTCCCATGCCAGCGATGCCGTAGCGTCCGACTTCCAGTTCCACCTGCAAATCGCCCTCGCGACGGGCAATCGCTACTTCACCGACATCATGACCCACCTGGGCACCAGCATCATTCCGCGTACGCGCCTCAATTCCGCGCGCCTGGCCCATGACGACCAACAGCACTACATGAATCGTCTGAGCCGTGAGCACGAAGAGATTTACGATGCGATTGCGCGTCAGGATTCCGATGCGGCCAGGGCCGCGATGCGGTTGCACCTGACTAATAGCCGAGAGCGGCTGCGTCATGCTCATGAAGAGGCGGAGGCGCAGCGCGGCTAAGGGTAAGGGTCTTCTA
It encodes:
- a CDS encoding FadR/GntR family transcriptional regulator, with protein sequence MENPIDAPRLPRKRRSLAQELVTVLSEQIRDGHLKRGDKLPTESAIMDAHGVSRTVVREAISRLQAAGQVETRHGIGTFVLDTPSPSGFRIDPATVVTLRDVLAILELRISLEVESAGLAAQRRSPEQLALMRAALDALNESVSHASDAVASDFQFHLQIALATGNRYFTDIMTHLGTSIIPRTRLNSARLAHDDQQHYMNRLSREHEEIYDAIARQDSDAARAAMRLHLTNSRERLRHAHEEAEAQRG